In Trifolium pratense cultivar HEN17-A07 linkage group LG7, ARS_RC_1.1, whole genome shotgun sequence, a genomic segment contains:
- the LOC123893671 gene encoding protein cereblon-like: METDDEIEVEEGGIPETEELQIDQFLFEEEEDDEQFDHPLIHFSSPSSSSSSQDQPNGIVNGNSSDEFTFNTSIASLHTYLGDVEDTSHRTDFLDGGAIFNLPLFCLQGVVLFPGATLPLRVTVSRFVTAIERALSQVDVPYTIAVIRGHRETGSFMMKAASIGTTAVIRQYGHLEDGSLNVVTRGQQRFHLRRHWNDVDGVPYGEIQIIEEDLPLRTPRDAFGKSTSSSNILCSRVKVHALNGGNDSEANLDEGFKSKFSSIERKTHLSVIGCGSASDTIDVAANSSNVNFMHKSDQEMGSNLDLSIENCSTSGKQSSEEGFNRCLKNIRSHKISNAFLPHWVYRMYDPYWLAQRAADMWKQIIGVPSMDSLIKKPGVLSFHIASKIPVSESTRQQLLDIDGIVYRLRREIELLNSIDLIRCRRCQTTIAKRSNMLVMSDEGPLGAYVNPGGYVHEIMTLYKANGLSLVGHAVTEYSWFPGYAWTIANCATCGTQMGWLFTTTNKKLKPGSFWGIRSCQVAEEIPQNL; the protein is encoded by the exons ATGGAAACTGATGATGAAATTGAAGTTGAAGAGGGTGGTATCCCCGAAACAGAGGAATTACAGATCGATCAGTTCCTcttcgaagaagaagaagatgatgaacaatTCGATCACCCTCTCATCCACTTTTCctctccatcttcttcttcctcttcccaAGACCAACC TAATGGCATTGTCAATggaaattcatcagatgaattTACTTTCAATACCAGTATCGCTTCTTTGCACACATATCTTGGAG ATGTTGAAGACACGAGCCACAGGACTGATTTTTTGGATGGTGGTGCTATATTCAACCTTCCTCTCTTTTGTCTCCAAG GAGTTGTACTCTTTCCTGGGGCTACTCTTCCCCTTAGGGTTACTGTTTCTCGTTTTGTGACTGCTATTGAGAGAGCTTTGAGTCAAGTTGATGTTCCTTACACCATTGCTGTG ATTCGGGGTCACAGGGAAACTGGAAGTTTTATGATGAAAGCAGCAAGCATTGGGACAACCGCTGTG ATTCGACAATATGGGCATCTAGAGGACGGTTCACTGAATGTGGTTACCCGTGGACAACAACGATTTCACCTAAGGCGACATTGGAATGATGTGGACGGAGTG CCTTATGGAGAGATCCAAATTATCGAAGAAGATCTACCATTGAGAACTCCAAGAGATGCATTTGGCAAATCAACATCATCAAGTAATATACTTTGTAGCCGAGTTAAAGTGCATGCCTTAAATGGGGGAAATGATTCAGAAGCAAATTTAGATGAGGGTTTTAAGAGTAAGTTTTCATCAATTGAAAGGAAAACCCACTTATCAGTCATTGGCTGCGGTTCTGCATCTGATACGATCGATGTAGCAGCAAACAGCAGTAATGTTAACTTTATGCATAAGTCAGATCAGGAAATGGGGTCCAATTTGGATTTGAGCATTGAGAATTGTTCCACTTCTGGAAAGCAGTCATCCGAAGAAGGGTTTAATAGATGCTTAAAGAATATACGATCACATAAAATTTCAAATGCTTTCTTGCCCCACTGGGTATATCGTATGTATGACCCCTATTGGCTTGCACAAAGGGCTGCAg ATATGTGGAAACAAATAATTGGGGTGCCTAGTATGGATAGTCTCATCAAGAAACCTGGTGTTTTATCATTTCATATCGCCAGTAAAATACCTGTTTCTGAGTCTACAAGACAACAACTTTTGGATATCGACGGCATCGTGTATAGGTTGCGCAGGGAAATCGAATTACTAAATAGCATTGATCTTATCCGATGTAGAAGATGCCAA ACTACAATTGCAAAACGAAGTAATATGTTGGTAATGTCAGATGAGGGTCCTCTTGGTGCCTATGTGAATCCTGGTGGTTATGTACATGAGATAATGACTCTTTACAAGGCCAATGGCTTATCTCTTGTTGGGCACGCAGTTACAGAATACAGCTGGTTTCCTGG ATATGCATGGACAATCGCAAACTGTGCTACATGTGGAACCCAAATGGGATGGCTTTTTACAACCACCAACAAAAAACTGAAGCCGGGTTCATTTTGGGGTATTCGGAGCTGTCAAGTTGCAGAAGAAATACCCCAAAACCTTTAG